A genomic stretch from Desulfolutivibrio sulfodismutans DSM 3696 includes:
- a CDS encoding TPM domain-containing protein — MSFFRMSSRAGSPLERFLRGMALLAVIAGVLWAFEARFSHLAERLESQQAISDETGGLSDGDRRFLRQAAEDLRMRFGLELRVRVAAGELTVPELDEKTVFFGLSPADKAARVILPPLAARALGPDFVKIVENDMLAAALSAGQWPKGLCAAVVFLERQLSEPRTGEK, encoded by the coding sequence ATGAGTTTTTTCCGGATGTCGTCCCGGGCCGGTTCCCCCCTGGAACGATTTCTGCGCGGCATGGCCCTTTTGGCGGTCATCGCCGGGGTGCTGTGGGCTTTTGAGGCGCGGTTCTCCCATCTCGCGGAGCGCCTTGAGTCGCAGCAGGCCATATCCGACGAGACGGGCGGCCTCTCCGATGGGGACCGCCGCTTTCTGCGCCAGGCCGCCGAGGATCTGCGGATGCGGTTCGGGCTCGAATTGCGGGTGCGGGTGGCGGCGGGGGAGCTCACGGTTCCGGAACTGGATGAAAAGACCGTATTTTTCGGCCTGTCCCCGGCCGACAAGGCGGCCCGGGTGATCCTGCCGCCCCTGGCGGCCCGGGCCCTGGGGCCGGATTTCGTGAAAATCGTGGAAAACGACATGTTGGCGGCGGCGCTTTCCGCCGGGCAGTGGCCAAAGGGCCTGTGCGCGGCGGTGGTTTTTTTGGAACGGCAACTGTCCGAACCCCGGACGGGAGAAAAATGA
- a CDS encoding ABC transporter ATP-binding protein has product MIALVDVRLTLPSQAGPVNILRGITFTAAAGETVAIMGPSGAGKTTLLMLMAGLEKPSSGRVVVAGRDLTDMDEDALARFRRENAGIVFQAFHLVPTMTALENVALPLELARADDAGPRAMAALEAVGLSGRASHYPSQLSGGEQQRVALARAFAPRPKILLADEPTGNLDEETGAMVMDLLFSLGRDHGVTLVLITHDAALAARCGRVAHVRDGRLIPDGASEPPAGRVLQ; this is encoded by the coding sequence AATATCCTGCGCGGGATCACCTTTACGGCCGCAGCCGGGGAGACCGTAGCCATCATGGGGCCGTCCGGGGCGGGCAAGACCACGCTTTTGATGCTCATGGCCGGGCTGGAAAAGCCGTCCTCGGGGCGGGTGGTTGTTGCCGGGCGCGACCTCACGGACATGGACGAGGACGCCCTGGCCCGGTTTCGCCGGGAAAACGCGGGCATCGTGTTCCAGGCCTTCCATCTCGTGCCCACCATGACCGCCCTGGAAAACGTGGCCCTGCCCCTGGAGCTGGCCCGGGCGGATGACGCCGGGCCCCGGGCCATGGCCGCCCTGGAGGCCGTGGGGCTGTCGGGCCGGGCCTCCCATTATCCCTCCCAGCTCTCCGGCGGCGAACAGCAGCGGGTGGCCCTGGCCCGGGCCTTTGCGCCGCGCCCCAAGATCCTCCTGGCCGACGAGCCCACGGGCAACCTGGACGAGGAGACCGGGGCCATGGTCATGGATCTGCTTTTCTCCCTGGGCCGGGACCATGGGGTGACCCTGGTGCTCATCACCCACGACGCCGCCCTGGCGGCGCGCTGCGGCCGCGTGGCCCATGTGCGCGACGGACGCCTGATTCCGGACGGCGCATCAGAACCCCCGGCGGGGCGCGTCCTGCAATGA